The Prochlorococcus marinus CUG1417 genome includes the window AAAAGCATCAATAAGAGAGTAATTGTTTGGGAAAGTAAAGATGGGATAGAATTCTTAGAAAGAAAAACAGCATTAGAAGAGCTTAATATAATAGTTTCTCTGAATAAAGAATTTATATTTGAAAAAATTCAACCTTTTGTGAAAGAGATCGAATCTGTTGTTGTAAGTCCTTCAATACCTTATGACCACATAACTATTATTGAATTAAAAAAAAAGGGAATTAAAGTAATTGGAGAAATTAATGTTGCATGGGAAATTTTAAAAGACACAAATTGGATAGGTATTACTGGCACTAATGGCAAGACTACTGTTACTCATTTACTAAGTCATATACTTTGTAATACTGGATTATATGCTCCTTTTGCTGGAAATATTGGTACACCTTTATGTAAATATGCTCACTCCAATAAACATGAAAAAATTGATTGGGTTGTCGCTGAATTAAGCAGTTATCAAATAGAAATATCTCCAGAAGTAAAACCTAATATTGGAATATGGACAACCTTCACAGAAGATCATCTTGAAAGACATAAAACACTTGAAAACTATTTCAACATAAAAAAAAGCTTGCTAGAAAAATCTGATTTAAGAATTTATAATTATGACGATAAAAACCTAAGAAATCACTACAGTTCGCTATCAAGAGGGGTTTGGATAACAACTAGTTGCGATAAATCAAATTTTATTCATTGCGATTATTGGATAGATGATCAAGCATATATTGTTGAGAGAGGAAAGAAATTATTCAAACTTGAACATTTTTCTTTAAAAGGAATGCATAATCTACAAAATCTTTTATTGGTAATTGCAGCAGCAAGAAAAGTTGGATTATCTGGGAAGAAGATTAAAGATTCTTTATCTAATTACAAACAATTACCCCATAGGATGGAAACAATTTATAAAAATAATGATCTGGAAATAATTAATGATAGTAAAGCTACAAATTTTGACTCATCTATTGCAGGAATAAGTTCAATTGAAGGTCAAATAATAATCATTGCTGGAGGTAGATTAAAAGGGAATGAATATAGTGAGTGGATAAAAGTTTTAAAGAAAAAAGTTAAATGTGTTTTCCTTTTTGGAGAAAGCGCAAAAGTCCTAAAAATGGCGCTTATTAATGAAGGATTTAAAAAAAATATTTTTATATTTTCAGAACTAAAAGAACTTTTAAATTTTGTTTTTCATTATTTACAAAATAATAAGGTTGGAACATTATTATTCTCACCTTCATGCTCTAGTTTTGATCAATTTAAAAATTATGAAGAGCGTGGAGATTATTTCAAGAAACTAATAAGTGAAAAATTAAAGGTTAATAAATCCATTTTTTGTACAAGTATCATTTCGTAATTTTCAGGTCGGTCATCACAACCGTCTCCCCTCTAGCAAATATTCACTTAGTTAGTTAGATTTTGACTATAAATTAATTACTAGCGATGAGTGAATCTAACAATTTACCTCAAGCAATAAGTCATAAAAAATTAAGTTACTTGATGCTTAAGGCACAAAAGGATTCTCATTTTTCTGATCAATTATCAGAAATAGAAAGCCCCGAAAAAAGAGAATTTGAAGAGTTAATAAATAATTGGGAAGCTTCAACTAAGAAATTAGTTAATGAGTTATCAAAAAGAAAAGAGAATTTACTGAAAGATAAATCACCGAATTCTTTAATTGCTCTTGGAGCTATGGAAGTTCACCTTAATATGGCTTTGCAAGCCTTAAATGCATTTAATAAAGGAGTTGATGGGTAAAAGTAACATATAGTTTACAAGGAAGGCATCGAAAACAAGAGAAAATCTAGGTCTTTTTCAGTATCTATAGAGACATCATCATAGTAATTTACTTCAAAACCCAAGCCATCTCCAGATTCGAGACATATATTTGAATTAGAGTCTTTACTGTTTAATAAAAGATTTCCTTCTATTATTTGTATCCAATTATATTTATCGATTTTTAATGGCAATTTTTTTTCTTTAGTTGGCTTATATTTACAACGCCATAAAGAGATATTTTGATTTAGAAAAAGCTTATTATTTTTACCGTCTTTATAATTAAAAATAAGATTATCCCACAACTTTTCATTTAATGAAATTTGATCATATCGTGGTTTGATATTTTCTTTTTGAGGGTATATCCAAATCTGGAACAACTTACAGGTCTCATTTTCTTCATTCTTCTCGCTATGAGAGATTCCAGTACCTGCAGACATAACTTGTACTTCATCTTTGTGAATTTTTCCAAAATTATTTAACGAGTCTCTATGAGTTATTGCTCCTTTTGTTACGACAGTAATTATTTCCATATTTGCATGAGAATGTGTATTAAATCCTGCATTAGGAGAAATAATATCTTCGTTTATCACTCTAATTTTCCCAAAATTATCCCATTTTGGATCTCTATGCTCTGCGAAAGAAAATGAATGCATTGAATTTAGCCATTCTCTAGACGATCTAAATCTTTTGTGAGATTTCCTTATTTTAATTATTTTCAAAGACATAAATATTAAGAAATAAATATGGTGTATTGGTGTAAATTAAATATTTTGAAAATTATAAATTATAAATTATAAATAAGTGAAATTACTTTTTATTTATTTGTTAATTTTACTTTGTGCTTTATTGGCTTTATTAATTATTTTTTTTGCTTCTTCTCTCGTAGAACATTTTTCTGCCTCAACATTCAAGTTTTTTAATTTATTTAATTGCTTTGAAATTTTCATATAGGGTTAACTTAACAACTAGAAATTAACACATATTTGATGGAATAGCTAAAAATACTGATTTGCATTTGAGCCTTACTACCTAAAAATAAGATTGGAGGATGGAATCATCAGAGCAATATAGAGGATGTATTGGATTATCTTTGATTGTTTTTTTAATAAAAAGCGGTCCAAGAGGATTATCAAAATTATTTTTCCTAATTGAGTTATATTGCATAATTGTTTTTGATATTTTTTTATTTCTATTCAGAAATTTCCCTTTATTACCCCAACCTAACCATAAATCACAATTTTTATTTTCAGACCAGTGTTTTAAGTTTTTATTAATATGGTTATTGTTTAAACGACCTACAGGATTTTTGTGATTAAATAGTTTTTCTGGTTTGCTTGAAATAAGAGCAAATAGATTGATTAATTTTACTTTGCCATAATTATTGTTTTTCGAAATTTTGATTATCTTTTTTGTTGTATTGTCTAAGAAAACTTCATCAGATAATGAGGGATTTAAACCAATAAAAATAATTTCCTTTGTAGATTTAGAAATCTTATAACTTAAACTCCATCTATATAGTTTGTTAACACTTATTAAACAATTTCTTTCTAAAAATAAATTTTTCAACCTAAACCTACACCTCTAGCCATAAGAGTGGCAAACAACGGTATTGTTGCAAAGCCTACTAATTCAGTAGTAATTATGAGTCTGAACCTCTTAACTAGATTCTCAGATATTTCAGGTAATTTATTCTTACTTAATGGAATAGCCCATAAGATATATGTTGTTGTTGGGTACAAAGACAGTAATCCCACCAGAATGTAAAGAGAAACCTTTATCCAAAACACAGGGTTACCTGTATAGAAATCACCTCCTTGACCAAAATACTTAACACGCAAAATCCCAGTAACTAATATTGCAACTCCTGCCAAACCATAAACTACATCTGCAATTATCATTGAGATCGTCTCATTTCTATTAAGACCTACTTTTAGAGTCAATCTTTCAAACAAAAGAGAACCGAAACATAAAATAATTCCTAAATAATGAACATATGCTACTAATGCACTTTTAGCAATTTCACCTGTTAATAAAGTTCCTAATAACATGTTCTAGTCAAAATTTATACAATACTAACCACCAAATGAAGAATTTGTTTAGAAATAAATTAATAACTTAAAAGCAAGCTATAAAATCTAAGACTCTAAATACCTTTTCTGGCCATCTTCAAAAAAATCCTTTTTATTCCATACTTCGATTACATCTGGGAAATGTTTTTCCATACAATTATCACAAACCCCATGACTGAATCTAATATCACTAATTTTCGAAAGATATTTTTCTAAATGCATCCAATCGCCCTCTTTATTTTTCACTTCTCTGCAATATGAACAGACAGATAAAATACCTTCCTGTTTGTGCAAGTTAGACAATGCATCTAGCAAGTTCAATGACTTTTTTCTAAGCTCTAAAAATGAAACTATTTGCTTGGATAATAATTCCATAATATTGAATTGTTGTGTAGTTAGATTTCCTGGCTTTCTATCTATTACACAAAGAGTTCCAAGTTTATTACCATCACTATTTCTAAGGGGAAAACCTGCATAAAAACGAATCTTGGGGTCTCCTGTTACCAAGGGATTATTTATAAATCTTTCATCTTGGAAAGCATCATTGATAATTAATGGACTATTTTCTTTTATTGCATGGGTACAAAAAGACCAATCTCTTCTAGTTTCTGATATTTGAAGTCCTATTTTGGATTTAAACCATTGTTTATCTTTGTCTACCAAAGTCATTAAAGAAATAGGCACATTACAGGTTGTAGCAGCAATTTTTGTAATATCGTCATAACATGATTCTGGCTTGGTTCCCAAAATCCTATATTCTGCTAAAGCTTTTAATCTTCTTTCCTCTTCTTCTTTTTTTGATACAAGATTCTGCATTAATCTTCACCAATAATTAAAACTTTAAAATTAAATTTTCTTCAAAAAACTTTTTCCCTCTAATACTTAATAAAAAGAAGATAAACTTATTGATTTGTTACTTACTGATTTATCACTTATTAATTTATTATTTAATGATTTAATTTTGAGACTGCCATCCCAGCTATCCATCCACTTGTCCAACAATGTTGAAAATTAAATCCACCTGTGATCCCATCAACATCTAAAACTTCTCCAGAAAAAAATAACCCTGGACAAATTAAGCTCTCCATACTTTTAAAATTAACCTCATTAATTTTTACGCCTCCAGAAGTAACGAATTCCTCTCCAAATGGACCTTTGCCCGAAATTATATATTTATCCCTCATTAGAATATTTATCATTTTCTCCCTTTCATCCGCCAGTAAATCAGCCCACTTTTTCTCTTTATCAATACCTATTTTCTTTAATAAAAAAATCCATAATCTTTTTGTTAATAGTGGAACAGGTCTACTATTAATTAGATTTACCTTACCTTTATTTATTCTTAAATAATTAACTTTTTCTTTTAAGTCCTTATAACTTAAAGAAGACCATTTAATGATTAGGTTAAATTTATATTTTTGGCTATAAAGTTCCCTTGCTGCAATGGATGAAAGTTTTAATACTGCTGGTCCACTAAAACCCCAATGAGTTATTAGTAAATCGCCTCTATTTTGAAAATTCTTATTGTTTAATTTAATTTCTATATCTATGCTCTTTATCGATACACCACTACATTTATCCAAATTTGGTTCTTTTGTAGAAAAAGTAAAAAGCGATGGTACAGGTTTAACTATGTTATGTCCTAGATTTTGAGCTAATTTATATCCGCTTGGATTACCTCCAGTTGAAAGAATAATATTTTTTGAAGTTACCTTTGCTTTTTTAAGACTAAAAATATTGAATATATTATCTGGAGTTTTTGAAATTTCTTTTACAAAAAATTTTGTCAATATCTCTACGTTTTTTGATAAAGCACTTTTTCTCAAACAATCAATAACGTCTGAGGAAGAATTAGACACAGGGAATACTCTTAGATCTTCCTCAATTTTTAATTTTAATCCTTTTTTCTCAAACCAATCATATACATCTCCAGCAGCAAAACGATTAAATGATTCCAAGAGCTGAATCCCACCTCTGGGGTAATTCTCAACTAGTTCATTCGGTATCCATGTCGCATTAGTGACGTTACATCTTCCCCCTCCACTAATCCTTACTTTTTCCATAAGTTTTGAAGTGCCTTCAAGAATTATTATTCTTTTCACTCCATTTTCAGCAGCAGTTATTGCCGTCATAAAACCTGCTGCACCGCCTCCTACAACTGCTAGATCAAAAGGTTCCAAAAACTTATTATTTAATGTGCTTCAATCTGATAATAGCAAGGAGTAGCAAAGATAAATTACTCCAAAAACCATAAAAAAAATAAATAAAAAACTTTAAAACTGCATAATAAATAGCTGCAATTAACTAATTTTTAAATTTCTAAAAAAATCAACGCAGTCGTTATTTTTATGCTTTAACTTGATTAAATGAGTTTAATATTTTCTTACGTTAAATATTCTGAGGCCAGTTTTCCTATGACTGGCCAATATACTGCTCTTCTTTTAATAACTTCTGTTATTTGGGTTTTACTTTGGTTTGGATATAGACAAAATAAAATAAATGATGAGATCAAGAAAAAAGAAAAAGAAGAAAGAATTAATGCGAAAGTTAAAAGAAGAAAGAAGTTAGAAAGTTTGTACCCTACTAATAAAAAAACTGTTTAAAATAAATTTTTTGAAAATTGAAAAAAAATAATTTCAAATCACTAATTCAATACTTTCCAGGGATTTTGATTCTTATTTATGTATTCTTTTTAGCATTTACTCAATTTATAAAATAAAATTTTTAAAAATTATCTGTTTTGATTGGAATCCTTTCTGCTTTTGGAGCTGCTACATCTTGGACATATGCCTGCTTTATTTGGCGAGCGCAAACTAAAAAATATAAATCAATAGATATTAATTTAATAAAAAATATAATAGCTTTTTTAATTTTTATACCTGCTTTTATCAATCTAAGTTCTACAACTGCATTAAAAAACATATTTAATCTACTAATTAGTGGAATAATAGGTATTGGTTTAGGTGATACTTTCTATTTAAAGTCACTACAAACAATTGGCACAAGAAAAACTTTATCTATAGAAACTCTTTCTCCGTTAATAGCAGCTTTGTCAGGGGAATTTTTTATTAATGAAAATTTAACAACTAAATCATGGGTTGGGATAATTATAGTATCGATTTCGCTATTCATAATTCTCAGAAAAGGTAACGATTTTAAAGAGGAAAACTCCTCTTTCTCAGAAAAAAATAACTTTAAGATTTTTGCTTTTCCTTTTTTATCAGTTTTATGTGCTGTTCTTGGAGGTCTTTTATCAAGAATGGTTTTTCTTCAAAGCAATTTATCTCCTTTCCTTACAACTGAAATAAGATTATTAGGTGCGATAATTTTTTTGATTTGTCTAAAAGGATTTAAGATTAATTTTTTCTTAAAAAATATAGACAAAAAACAACAAAAAAGATTTTTGCTTTCAATACTTCTTGGAACAAATATAGGAATATTTCTACAACAAGTTGTGTTTAAAACCCTTCCCATAGGAGTAGGATGGGCTTTATTAAGCACATCTCCAGTAATTTCCTTATTTTTTGCAAAGAATGAGGAAAGAGAAATTCCCAAAAAAATAATTTTTTTTACTTGTTTTTTGTTTTTTGGTTTGACATTAATAATTCTTTAATGTCTGAGTTAATGTAAAAAATACTCATGTTAATAAAAATCAAATTAAATAAAATTATCTTATGAATACTCAGAATAATGAAAGTTTTAAAGAAAAAAAGACTTGGAACACTTGAAGTTTATGTAATTTTTCTTAGCTGTATTTATGCAGGCTTTATAGGTTACAAATCTTTATTGAACACCCTATTTACATAAAATTAGTTAATTTCTTGCACTGATTTAATCAACTTACCTCCATCTTGATCATCATCATCATTTGAGGCAAAAAATAAAAAAAATATTCCAAGAGAAGCTATAGATAAAGAAATCGATAATGCAGAAAGTTCATCCATAAAAATAAATTTTTTCCATAATAAACGAAAAAAAATAAAAGACAGTAAACAAATACACATCCTAGAAAATTAAAATTTCTATTTTCTGTAAAATAAAGAAAATATATCTGAACTATTAATTGAAAGTTTTAATTACTTCTCCCTGTAGCGCAAGCGTAATAATTCAGTATGGAATAAAAAGTTGGCCTATTTGGGAATGTGAGCCAAGCAAATTTCAATGGAATTACGAAGAGAAGGAAATTTGCTTGATTATTGAAGGCCAAGCGAATATAAGTACCCGACAAGGTGATGTTTACATAATTAAAGCTGGAGATCTAGTTGAGTTTCCTCCTGGACTTTACTGCGAATGGGAAGTAACCAAAAGTATTAAAAAACATTATCGGTTAGGCACTTAAAAATAAGGAAAAATATTTTTTCTTATTTTTTTATTCAATCAATGCAGATAAAATATAGTTAATACATAATTTTCAAAAGGGGAACTAATATTATGCCTTTTACTGATGAAGAATATTTTGAGGTTATCGAAAAAAACGAAATAGTACAAAAGGCTTTTGAAAACATTAAGCAAATTTGCATTGATTTACAAAAACAAACAAATTGTCCAGAAGAGGACCTTAAAGATTTTCTTGAATTTATTGCTAAACAATGGAATAAGTAATAATTAACAACCCTTTTAAAAGGGTAAATTTAAAAATTTCAATTTAGTTTTCTGACAGAACAAGTTCTAATCTAATTCCTTTTTTGGTTTTGTATTAATACTTGAAGTTCCCTTAGCTGCAGAAACGTAGAAAAAGAAGCCTACGATTCCTGATATACCAAATATCGCAGCCAAAGGTTCAAAAGTGAAAGAAAACATAGAATTTATAAAATCAAGATAAATAATAGTTTTTGAATTAAAATTGTACAATTATTGTTAAGTATAAAAAATAACAATTGCGAGATTCATTATGTCATTACTAGTTTCTCAGTGGGTTCAAGAAAATATTATTCAAATTCATATTGAAGAATGACAATATCAATACATACCAATGATCTATCCTGGATCTATTCGTGCGAAAGAGAAAAGTTTTTACAAAATATTTATAGAAATATTTAATAACACTACCCAGAGGATCCACAATTTTTGTTTCTTTAGATTAATATCATGGAATGACAGAATTGTACTCCCTTTCTTCTTCAGTAAGTCCTTTTACAGCTATATTATGGTGCCTTTACCCAATATCTGTACTTGTTATTATCGAGTTACTGTTAGGAGGTGGATTTGATGATGATAATAACGACGACCAAGATGGTGGAATGCTAATTCCTGCATACTCTAGATCTAACAATTGAATTATTTTGAATTTTAAGTTACAAGTTCAAAAGAAAATACCATAAATTGACAATTAACATTGATACAACACTAATTTCTCTTGTTGCACTTACCATTTTTATAATTTCCTCTCTAACATGGCTTGTCTCAAGAACTCTTAAAGAAGGTAGAAAAGCTCTGACAGAAAAATATAAGGATAGATCGTAAATATTACAAAAAATCATTTAAAAATATGAAAATTATAAGATTTATTAGTCTTACTAACTAATAAACATTTTCCTAATAAATAAATACTTATACTTATCGAAGTTTGGGAAATCATAAATAACTTAAATAAACACTAGAATTTGTATGATTGTTTAGTTAAAAATTATCAATCAATTGATAACCCTTTTTTGTTAAAGACCTTTTCTGAGAAATTATTTTAATAAACAAAAATGCATCTAAATTCTTTACTTTATGTTTTTTCTATATCTTTATTTATTTATATAATGGCGCTATTTTGGAGAGACTTACCAAACCAAAAAAAGTAAAAAAATAATTTATTATTAATTTTGTTGCCTATCAAAATAAATTGAGTTATTAATTTAATATTGGATTTAATTTTTTATATTAATGCTAAAAAAATCTTCAAATAACAATAATAAAAATATATTCTCAGAAACTACAAATATTGCAAAAGAAAACATGATTTGCAAAGACGGATTCTGTTCATTACCAAATCAAGATGAGCTCCCCAAACAAGATTCAAATGATATGAATCTATTTGATCCTATTTAGTAAATGCATAATATTTTGATGCATTGAAGATTAAATTGATAATATTCTTTGAATTTTTAATTTATGCTTGATGACTTTTTAAATGCATATAAAGAGTTTTGGATTAAAGCTACAGACTTCAAAGGAGTCACATCTCGAAAGGATTGGTGGTTCGTTCAACTAGCGAATCTTATAATTTCTTTCCTAACTATTCCAATATTTTTAAAAACCTATGGTTTCAATGCTTATGGAATAGTTTGTATTATTCCGCAAATAGCTATTGATATAAGAAGAATCAGAGATTTTGGAAAAGATTGGAAATGGATCTTTATTAATTTAATACCTATCTTTGGATGGGTCTTGTGGTTCATCTGGTTAGGCTTTGGTAAGACCGCTAATGGGAAAAATAAACTTATGTAGAAATTAACTCTTTATTTTTTTCTTTTTTTAAAATCTACAAATCTTACCTTATTTCTTGCTTCTAATTGTTTTTCAAGAATTCTAAACACATGCATCTCGCATTCAGTTAATTTAAGAAACTGATCGAATGTATCTTTATCTTCTTCATCAAAATTCTTGAAAACTTCTGAAATAGCAATACTATTTCTAGAAATAAAATTCTCTGCGATATCTCGTGGATTCTTGCCTAGTTCAAAATCCTGAAAAACTTCAAAAGAATTAAGTTCTCTCGTTAACCATTTGAACCATGGTTCATTCTTATCATGTTCTTTATTTATAATTTTCTTCATAAAAAAATTTTTACTAGTTTAATCATTATTATTTAT containing:
- the murD gene encoding UDP-N-acetylmuramoyl-L-alanine--D-glutamate ligase codes for the protein MIENHSSKRNINLVIGLGISGFWAAKYLKSINKRVIVWESKDGIEFLERKTALEELNIIVSLNKEFIFEKIQPFVKEIESVVVSPSIPYDHITIIELKKKGIKVIGEINVAWEILKDTNWIGITGTNGKTTVTHLLSHILCNTGLYAPFAGNIGTPLCKYAHSNKHEKIDWVVAELSSYQIEISPEVKPNIGIWTTFTEDHLERHKTLENYFNIKKSLLEKSDLRIYNYDDKNLRNHYSSLSRGVWITTSCDKSNFIHCDYWIDDQAYIVERGKKLFKLEHFSLKGMHNLQNLLLVIAAARKVGLSGKKIKDSLSNYKQLPHRMETIYKNNDLEIINDSKATNFDSSIAGISSIEGQIIIIAGGRLKGNEYSEWIKVLKKKVKCVFLFGESAKVLKMALINEGFKKNIFIFSELKELLNFVFHYLQNNKVGTLLFSPSCSSFDQFKNYEERGDYFKKLISEKLKVNKSIFCTSIIS
- a CDS encoding MATH domain-containing protein; protein product: MSESNNLPQAISHKKLSYLMLKAQKDSHFSDQLSEIESPEKREFEELINNWEASTKKLVNELSKRKENLLKDKSPNSLIALGAMEVHLNMALQALNAFNKGVDG
- a CDS encoding pirin family protein is translated as MSLKIIKIRKSHKRFRSSREWLNSMHSFSFAEHRDPKWDNFGKIRVINEDIISPNAGFNTHSHANMEIITVVTKGAITHRDSLNNFGKIHKDEVQVMSAGTGISHSEKNEENETCKLFQIWIYPQKENIKPRYDQISLNEKLWDNLIFNYKDGKNNKLFLNQNISLWRCKYKPTKEKKLPLKIDKYNWIQIIEGNLLLNSKDSNSNICLESGDGLGFEVNYYDDVSIDTEKDLDFLLFSMPSL
- a CDS encoding DUF1643 domain-containing protein; the encoded protein is MKNLFLERNCLISVNKLYRWSLSYKISKSTKEIIFIGLNPSLSDEVFLDNTTKKIIKISKNNNYGKVKLINLFALISSKPEKLFNHKNPVGRLNNNHINKNLKHWSENKNCDLWLGWGNKGKFLNRNKKISKTIMQYNSIRKNNFDNPLGPLFIKKTIKDNPIHPLYCSDDSILQSYF
- a CDS encoding DUF2214 family protein; protein product: MLLGTLLTGEIAKSALVAYVHYLGIILCFGSLLFERLTLKVGLNRNETISMIIADVVYGLAGVAILVTGILRVKYFGQGGDFYTGNPVFWIKVSLYILVGLLSLYPTTTYILWAIPLSKNKLPEISENLVKRFRLIITTELVGFATIPLFATLMARGVGLG
- a CDS encoding GAF domain-containing protein; this translates as MQNLVSKKEEEERRLKALAEYRILGTKPESCYDDITKIAATTCNVPISLMTLVDKDKQWFKSKIGLQISETRRDWSFCTHAIKENSPLIINDAFQDERFINNPLVTGDPKIRFYAGFPLRNSDGNKLGTLCVIDRKPGNLTTQQFNIMELLSKQIVSFLELRKKSLNLLDALSNLHKQEGILSVCSYCREVKNKEGDWMHLEKYLSKISDIRFSHGVCDNCMEKHFPDVIEVWNKKDFFEDGQKRYLES
- a CDS encoding NAD(P)/FAD-dependent oxidoreductase, giving the protein MEPFDLAVVGGGAAGFMTAITAAENGVKRIIILEGTSKLMEKVRISGGGRCNVTNATWIPNELVENYPRGGIQLLESFNRFAAGDVYDWFEKKGLKLKIEEDLRVFPVSNSSSDVIDCLRKSALSKNVEILTKFFVKEISKTPDNIFNIFSLKKAKVTSKNIILSTGGNPSGYKLAQNLGHNIVKPVPSLFTFSTKEPNLDKCSGVSIKSIDIEIKLNNKNFQNRGDLLITHWGFSGPAVLKLSSIAARELYSQKYKFNLIIKWSSLSYKDLKEKVNYLRINKGKVNLINSRPVPLLTKRLWIFLLKKIGIDKEKKWADLLADEREKMINILMRDKYIISGKGPFGEEFVTSGGVKINEVNFKSMESLICPGLFFSGEVLDVDGITGGFNFQHCWTSGWIAGMAVSKLNH
- a CDS encoding EamA family transporter; amino-acid sequence: MIGILSAFGAATSWTYACFIWRAQTKKYKSIDINLIKNIIAFLIFIPAFINLSSTTALKNIFNLLISGIIGIGLGDTFYLKSLQTIGTRKTLSIETLSPLIAALSGEFFINENLTTKSWVGIIIVSISLFIILRKGNDFKEENSSFSEKNNFKIFAFPFLSVLCAVLGGLLSRMVFLQSNLSPFLTTEIRLLGAIIFLICLKGFKINFFLKNIDKKQQKRFLLSILLGTNIGIFLQQVVFKTLPIGVGWALLSTSPVISLFFAKNEEREIPKKIIFFTCFLFFGLTLIIL
- a CDS encoding cupin domain-containing protein — translated: MKVLITSPCSASVIIQYGIKSWPIWECEPSKFQWNYEEKEICLIIEGQANISTRQGDVYIIKAGDLVEFPPGLYCEWEVTKSIKKHYRLGT
- a CDS encoding DUF805 domain-containing protein, with protein sequence MLDDFLNAYKEFWIKATDFKGVTSRKDWWFVQLANLIISFLTIPIFLKTYGFNAYGIVCIIPQIAIDIRRIRDFGKDWKWIFINLIPIFGWVLWFIWLGFGKTANGKNKLM
- a CDS encoding restriction endonuclease subunit S, with translation MKKIINKEHDKNEPWFKWLTRELNSFEVFQDFELGKNPRDIAENFISRNSIAISEVFKNFDEEDKDTFDQFLKLTECEMHVFRILEKQLEARNKVRFVDFKKRKK